A window of Streptomyces sp. SAI-127 contains these coding sequences:
- a CDS encoding thiamine pyrophosphate-requiring protein: MSTKVSDHILERLREWGVDHVFGYPGDGINGLLAAWGRADNQPRFVQSRHEEMSAFEAVGYAKFSGRIGVCAATSGPGAIHLLNGLYDAKLDHVPVLAIVGQTHRTAMGGSYQQEVDLHTLFKDVASEFVETVTVPEQLPNVLDRAIRTAYARRCPTAIIIPGDVQELDYSAPTHEFKMVPSSLDRSDWTAVPSQESLERAAEILNSGDKPAILIGQGAAGARAEVERIAELLGAGVAKALLGKDALSDELPYVTGSIGLLGTRPSYELMRDCDTLLTIGSSFPYTQFLPDFGKARGVQIDIDPHMVGMRYPYEVNLVGDAKATLQRLIPMLDVERGGREWYDTVCDNVTRWREVMERRAQQSADPINPEYVARALDPLLPDNAIVTSDSGSTANWYARHLTMRPGMRSSLSGTLATMGPGVPYAIGAKFAHPDRPAIALVGDGAMQMNGMAELITAAKYRELWEDPRLIVAIWNNHDLNQVTWEMRAMEGAPSFLPSQQLPDVQYAAFARSLGLTGIRVEKPEDVEAAWRAGLEADGPAVLEFLTDPAVPPIPPHATWEQMEATASSILKGDADRASMVKQGFKAKVQEFLPGREKK, from the coding sequence ATGAGCACCAAGGTGTCCGATCACATCCTCGAGCGGCTCCGCGAATGGGGTGTGGACCATGTCTTCGGCTATCCGGGCGACGGCATCAACGGCCTGCTGGCGGCCTGGGGCCGGGCCGACAACCAGCCACGGTTCGTGCAGTCCCGGCACGAGGAGATGTCCGCGTTCGAGGCGGTCGGTTACGCCAAGTTCAGCGGGCGTATCGGAGTGTGCGCGGCAACCTCGGGACCCGGCGCGATCCACCTGCTCAACGGTCTGTACGACGCCAAGCTGGACCATGTGCCGGTGCTGGCGATCGTCGGCCAGACGCACCGCACCGCGATGGGCGGTTCGTACCAGCAGGAGGTGGACCTGCACACCCTGTTCAAGGACGTCGCCTCGGAGTTCGTGGAGACGGTGACGGTCCCCGAGCAGCTGCCCAACGTCCTGGACCGGGCGATCCGCACCGCGTACGCCCGCCGTTGTCCCACGGCGATCATCATCCCCGGGGACGTGCAGGAGCTCGACTACTCGGCGCCCACCCACGAGTTCAAGATGGTGCCGTCCAGCCTGGACCGCAGCGACTGGACGGCGGTTCCGTCCCAGGAGTCCCTGGAGCGGGCCGCGGAGATCCTCAACTCCGGTGACAAGCCCGCGATCCTGATCGGTCAGGGCGCGGCCGGGGCACGGGCCGAGGTGGAGCGGATCGCCGAGCTGCTCGGCGCGGGCGTCGCCAAGGCGCTGCTCGGCAAGGACGCGCTGAGCGACGAACTCCCGTACGTCACCGGCTCGATCGGCCTGCTGGGCACGCGACCGTCGTACGAACTCATGCGGGACTGCGACACCCTGCTGACCATCGGCTCGTCGTTCCCCTACACGCAGTTCCTGCCGGACTTCGGCAAGGCGCGGGGCGTGCAGATCGACATCGACCCGCACATGGTCGGGATGCGCTATCCGTACGAGGTGAACCTCGTCGGCGACGCGAAGGCGACGCTGCAGCGGCTGATCCCGATGCTGGACGTGGAGCGCGGCGGGCGCGAGTGGTACGACACGGTGTGCGACAACGTCACGCGCTGGCGTGAGGTGATGGAGCGGCGGGCGCAGCAGTCGGCCGACCCGATCAACCCGGAGTACGTGGCCCGCGCCCTGGACCCGCTGCTGCCCGACAACGCGATCGTCACCTCGGACTCCGGTTCCACCGCCAACTGGTACGCCCGGCACCTGACCATGCGTCCCGGCATGCGTTCGTCGCTGTCCGGCACGCTGGCGACGATGGGCCCCGGAGTGCCGTACGCGATCGGCGCGAAGTTCGCGCACCCGGACCGGCCGGCGATCGCGCTGGTCGGGGACGGGGCGATGCAGATGAACGGCATGGCCGAGTTGATCACCGCGGCCAAGTACCGGGAGCTGTGGGAGGATCCGCGGCTGATCGTCGCCATCTGGAACAACCACGACCTCAACCAGGTCACCTGGGAGATGCGGGCCATGGAGGGCGCCCCGTCCTTCCTGCCCTCGCAGCAGCTCCCGGACGTCCAGTACGCCGCGTTCGCCCGCTCCCTCGGTCTGACCGGGATCCGGGTGGAGAAGCCGGAGGACGTGGAGGCGGCCTGGCGGGCCGGTCTCGAGGCGGACGGGCCCGCGGTCCTGGAGTTCCTCACCGACCCGGCCGTACCGCCCATCCCGCCGCACGCGACCTGGGAGCAGATGGAGGCCACGGCCTCGTCGATCCTCAAGGGTGACGCGGACCGGGCGTCCATGGTGAAGCAGGGCTTCAAGGCGAAGGTGCAGGAGTTCCTGCCGGGGCGGGAGAAGAAGTAG
- a CDS encoding DUF2795 domain-containing protein encodes MQRGSDRLSRHRDDEMKHELQGLLRSGHPTRSEEWNDPEPTADDDPQVWGGPVAPGSGGASLESVRLELARLLGRSSFPATSVELGRVLRRKNAPDTLVEAVEALPRKENYANVQELARALTRTEGTP; translated from the coding sequence ATGCAGCGAGGCAGCGACCGGCTGAGTCGCCATCGTGACGACGAGATGAAGCACGAACTCCAGGGTCTGCTCCGCTCCGGGCATCCCACCCGGAGTGAGGAGTGGAACGACCCGGAGCCGACGGCCGACGACGATCCGCAGGTCTGGGGCGGACCCGTGGCGCCGGGCAGCGGCGGGGCGTCACTGGAGTCCGTCCGACTGGAGCTGGCCCGGCTCCTGGGCCGCAGCTCGTTCCCGGCCACTTCCGTGGAGCTGGGGCGGGTGCTGCGCCGCAAGAACGCCCCCGACACCCTCGTGGAGGCGGTGGAGGCACTGCCACGCAAGGAGAACTACGCCAACGTCCAGGAGCTCGCTCGGGCCCTCACCCGGACGGAGGGCACCCCGTGA
- a CDS encoding diguanylate cyclase, whose product MSRGQAAEISATGATVDVGDVTTRYLLYGLLPGWFVPGLADWVMRRRTRIEDTAGTKESLILPHCPKGRGGTPTLMMAQVGLPIAFTLRYEVNPLLLSVQLGGAAVHEATALWDVKTAVDSDREVRPVEQHIHSFLESLPFAALASLMCLHSDQVRSLLRGGRGDPDAWRLVPRRRPLSPGYLAGIGAAIGACVLLRYGEELLRCARASRARKKLSRTRKGR is encoded by the coding sequence GTGAGCCGGGGCCAGGCCGCGGAGATCAGTGCCACCGGTGCCACGGTCGACGTCGGGGACGTGACCACCCGGTATCTCCTCTACGGGCTGCTGCCCGGCTGGTTCGTGCCGGGGCTCGCCGACTGGGTGATGCGCCGGCGCACCCGCATCGAGGACACCGCGGGGACCAAGGAGTCCCTGATCCTCCCCCACTGCCCGAAAGGGCGTGGGGGGACCCCCACCCTGATGATGGCCCAGGTCGGTCTGCCCATCGCGTTCACCCTGCGCTACGAGGTCAATCCGCTGCTGCTGAGCGTGCAGCTGGGCGGGGCGGCCGTGCACGAGGCGACCGCCCTGTGGGACGTGAAGACGGCCGTCGACAGCGACCGCGAGGTCAGGCCGGTCGAGCAGCACATCCACAGCTTCCTGGAGTCGCTGCCGTTCGCCGCGCTCGCGTCGCTGATGTGCCTGCACTCCGACCAGGTGAGGTCGCTGCTGCGCGGCGGGCGCGGAGACCCGGACGCGTGGCGGCTCGTGCCGCGCAGGCGGCCGCTGTCACCGGGCTATCTCGCCGGCATCGGCGCCGCGATCGGCGCGTGTGTGCTGCTGCGGTACGGCGAGGAGCTGCTGCGCTGTGCGCGCGCTTCCCGAGCGAGGAAAAAGCTTTCCAGGACCAGGAAAGGACGTTGA
- a CDS encoding type 1 glutamine amidotransferase domain-containing protein encodes MRIAFLTAPEGVEQIELTDPWQAAVNAGHEPVLVSTEPGKIQAFNHLDKADTFPVQEVVGETSADSFGGLVLPGGVANPDFLRMDEKAVAFVRDFFTQGRPVAAICHAPWTLVEADVVRGRVLTSWPSLETDIRNAGGTWVDEQVKVCDHGNNKLVTSRKPDDLKAFCETFLDVFAKEAA; translated from the coding sequence ATGCGTATCGCGTTTCTGACCGCACCCGAGGGCGTCGAGCAGATCGAGCTCACCGATCCGTGGCAGGCGGCGGTGAACGCGGGACACGAGCCCGTGCTCGTGTCGACCGAGCCCGGCAAGATCCAGGCGTTCAACCATCTCGACAAGGCGGACACCTTCCCCGTGCAGGAGGTCGTGGGCGAGACGTCCGCGGACTCCTTCGGCGGGCTGGTGCTGCCCGGTGGGGTGGCCAACCCGGACTTCCTGCGGATGGACGAGAAGGCCGTGGCGTTCGTACGGGACTTCTTCACCCAGGGGCGCCCGGTGGCCGCGATCTGCCACGCGCCGTGGACGCTCGTCGAGGCGGACGTCGTACGGGGCCGGGTGCTCACCTCCTGGCCGAGTCTTGAGACGGACATCCGCAACGCGGGCGGCACCTGGGTGGACGAGCAGGTGAAGGTCTGCGACCACGGGAACAACAAGCTGGTCACCAGCCGCAAGCCGGACGACCTCAAGGCGTTCTGCGAGACGTTCCTGGACGTGTTCGCGAAGGAGGCCGCCTAG
- a CDS encoding CBS domain-containing protein, which produces MTAELVRDVMTPGVVAVRPDASLVEAARLMRAQDIGDVVVADGQHVVGLLTDRDITVRAVADGVDPLTVSAQSVCTPDPLTVGPGDPVTQAVALMRAHAVRRLPVIEDGLPVGMVSLGDIAEGRDPGSALADISRADPDDGARL; this is translated from the coding sequence GTGACGGCGGAGCTCGTGAGGGACGTGATGACGCCCGGTGTGGTGGCCGTCCGCCCGGACGCCTCGCTGGTCGAGGCGGCGCGGCTGATGCGCGCGCAGGACATCGGCGATGTCGTGGTGGCCGACGGTCAGCACGTGGTGGGGCTGCTCACCGACCGGGACATCACGGTCCGGGCCGTCGCCGACGGCGTCGACCCGCTGACGGTGAGTGCCCAGTCGGTGTGCACGCCGGATCCGCTGACCGTCGGCCCCGGCGATCCGGTGACGCAGGCGGTCGCGCTGATGCGCGCACATGCCGTACGGCGGCTGCCGGTCATCGAGGACGGGCTGCCCGTCGGCATGGTGAGCCTCGGCGACATCGCCGAGGGCCGGGACCCGGGGTCGGCGCTCGCCGACATCAGCCGTGCTGATCCGGACGACGGGGCCCGCCTGTGA